In one Desulfosporosinus sp. Sb-LF genomic region, the following are encoded:
- a CDS encoding PrpR N-terminal domain-containing protein, with the protein MGEILFIAPLQELASMVKEVSHKEGAPEIDVKVARMDDGVRLALEAEVQGYHVLVSRGVKAWTIREAEVSPCH; encoded by the coding sequence ATGGGGGAGATCTTATTTATCGCACCATTGCAAGAACTAGCCAGCATGGTTAAAGAGGTTAGCCATAAGGAAGGTGCACCGGAGATCGATGTTAAGGTCGCCCGAATGGATGATGGGGTTAGACTCGCCTTAGAAGCCGAGGTACAGGGATATCACGTGCTTGTCAGCCGGGGAGTTAAGGCTTGGACGATTCGAGAGGCAGAGGTTTCTCCCTGTCATTGA